A genomic stretch from Eretmochelys imbricata isolate rEreImb1 chromosome 24, rEreImb1.hap1, whole genome shotgun sequence includes:
- the KIRREL1 gene encoding kin of IRRE-like protein 1 isoform X2 — MRNLRLFLLWVVILADTQCQVVQTRFSEEPEDQTVVAGQRLVLSCVVLNYSGIVQWTKDGLALGMGQGLKVPPEDPVIDGAPEILLRAGTPYNLTCRAHSAKPAATIVWFRDGLQQDDTSISTEVLADGKRETTVSQLLINPTDADIGRVFVCRSTNDAVPAGKETSIKLNVHHPPTVTLSIQPQTVQEGERVVFTCVATANPEIRGYRWAKGGVIIEEAKDSKYEAQVDYSFFTEPVSCEVHNDVGSTNVSTLVDVHFAPRIVVDPKPTTTDIGSDVTLTCVWAGNPPLTLTWTKKESNMVLSNSNQLYLKSVTQADAGQYICKAIVPRIGVGEREVTLFVNGPPIISSEAVQYAVRGDRGKVECFIGSTPPPDRIAWAWKENILEAGTLERYTVERTNTGSGVLSTLTINNVMEADFQTRYNCTAWNSFGPGTAIIQLEEKEVLPVGIIAGATIGASILLIFFLVALVCFLYRRRKGSRKDVTLRKLDIKVETVNREPLTLHADREEDTASVSTATRVMKAIYSSFKDDVDLKQDMRCDTIDTREEYELKDPTNGYYNVRAHEDRPPSRTVLYADYRTPGPARYDMRPSSRLSHSSGYAQLSTYSRGPASEYGAEPAPGPPPGTASGETASQLSYENYGGHAAFPPSAGYATYRLGYSQPPPPSLDRAPYDAYDPMGKYTSTTRFSYTSQHSDYGQRFQQRMQTHV; from the exons tTGTCCAGACCCGCTTCAGCGAGGAGCCAGAGGACCAGACTGTGGTGGCCGGGCAGAGGCTTGTCCTGTCCTGCGTGGTGCTGAACTACTCCGGGATCGTGCAATGGACCAAAGACGGCCTGGcgctgggcatggggcaggggctgaaag TTCCCCCTGAAGACCCGGTGATCGACGGCGCCCCCGAGATCCTGCTGCGGGCTGGCACCCCGTACAACCTGACGTGCCGGGCTCACAGCGCCAAGCCTGCCGCCACCATCGTCTGGTTCCGGGACGGGCTGCAGCAGGACGACACCAGCATCAGCACG GAAGTGTTAGCAGATGGCAAGAGGGAAACCACGGTCAGCCAGCTCCTCATCAACCCCACAGACGCGGACATCGGGCGGGTCTTCGTCTGCCGGAGCACCAACGACGCCGTCCCGGCCGGCAAGGAGACCTCCATCAAGCTGAACGTACACC ATCCCCCCACGGTCACCCTCTCCATCCAGCCCCAGACGGTGCAGGAAGGCGAGCGGGTCGTCTTCACCTGCGTGGCCACAGCCAACCCGGAGATCAGAGGCTACAG GTGGGCCAAGGGTGGTGTGATCATCGAAGAAGCCAAGGACAGCAAGTACGAGGCGCAGGTGGATTATTCCTTCTTCACGGAGCCCGTCTCGTGCGAGGTGCACAATGACGTGGGAAGCACCAACGTCAGCACGCTGGTGGACGTGCACT TTGCCCCTCGGATCGTGGTGGACCCCAAGCCCACGACCACCGACATCGGCTCGGATGTGACGCTGACATGCGTGTGGGCCGGCAACCCCCCGCTGACCCTCACCTGGACGAAAAAAGAATCCAACATG GTGCTGAGCAACAGCAACCAGCTCTACCTGAAGTCGGTGACGCAGGCCGACGCTGGGCAGTACATCTGCAAAGCCATCGTGCCCAGGATCGGCGTGGGCGAGCGGGAGGTCACCCTCTTTGTCAATG gcccCCCTATCATCTCGAGCGAGGCCGTTCAGTACGCTGTGCGTGGCGACCGCGGGAAAGTGGAGTGTTTCATCGGGAGCACGCCACCCCCCGACCGCATT GCCTGGGCCTGGAAGGAGAACATCCTGGAAGCTGGCACACTGGAGCGCTACACGGTGGAGAGAACCAACACGGGCAGCGGGGTCCTCTCCACCCTGACCATCAACAACGTGATGGAGGCCGATTTCCAGACACGCTACAACTGCACGGCCTGGAACAGCTTTGGGCCAGGGACGGCCATCATCCAGCTGGAGGAGAAAG AAGTCCTGCCCGTGGGCATCATCGCCGGAGCCACCATCGGGGCCAgcatcctcctcatcttcttcctcGTCGCCTTGGTCTGCTTCCTCTACAGGCGCCGCAAAGGAa GCCGCAAGGACGTGACCCTCCGCAAGCTGGACATCAAGGTGGAGACGGTGAACCGGGAGCCCCTGACGCTGCATGCGGACCGCGAGGAGGACACGGCCAGCGTCTCCACAGCAACCCGCGTCATGAAGGCCATCTACTCG TCGTTCAAGGACGACGTGGACCTGAAGCAGGATATGCGGTGCGACACCATCGACACGCGGGAGGAGTACGAACTCAAG GACCCAACCAATGGCTACTACAACGTTCGCGCCCACGAGGACCGCCCGCCCTCCCGCACCGTGCTCTACGCCGACTACCGCACCCCGGGCCCCGCCCGCTACGACATGCGCCCCTCCTCCCGCCTCTCCCACTCCAGCGGCTACGCCCAGCTGAGCACCTACAGCCGGGGCCCCGCGTCGGAGTACGGGGCCGAGCCGGCCCCGGGGCCCCCGCCGGGCACCGCCTCGGGCGAGACGGCCAGCCAGCTCTCCTACGAGAACTACGGCGGCCACGCCGCCTTCCCGCCCAGCGCCGGCTACGCCACCTACCGCCTGGGCTACAGCCAGCCCCCTCCGCCCAGCTTGGACCGCGCCCCCTACGACGCCTACGACCCCATGGGCAAGTACACCAGCACCACCCGCTTCTCCTACACCTCCCAGCACTCGGACTACGGGCAGCGGTTCCAGCAGCGGATGCAGACTCACGTCTGA
- the KIRREL1 gene encoding kin of IRRE-like protein 1 isoform X1, giving the protein MRNLRLFLLWVVILADTQCQVVQTRFSEEPEDQTVVAGQRLVLSCVVLNYSGIVQWTKDGLALGMGQGLKAWPRYRIIGTADSGQYNLEITDAELSDDALYECQATEAALRSRRAKLTVLIPPEDPVIDGAPEILLRAGTPYNLTCRAHSAKPAATIVWFRDGLQQDDTSISTEVLADGKRETTVSQLLINPTDADIGRVFVCRSTNDAVPAGKETSIKLNVHHPPTVTLSIQPQTVQEGERVVFTCVATANPEIRGYRWAKGGVIIEEAKDSKYEAQVDYSFFTEPVSCEVHNDVGSTNVSTLVDVHFAPRIVVDPKPTTTDIGSDVTLTCVWAGNPPLTLTWTKKESNMVLSNSNQLYLKSVTQADAGQYICKAIVPRIGVGEREVTLFVNGPPIISSEAVQYAVRGDRGKVECFIGSTPPPDRIAWAWKENILEAGTLERYTVERTNTGSGVLSTLTINNVMEADFQTRYNCTAWNSFGPGTAIIQLEEKEVLPVGIIAGATIGASILLIFFLVALVCFLYRRRKGSRKDVTLRKLDIKVETVNREPLTLHADREEDTASVSTATRVMKAIYSSFKDDVDLKQDMRCDTIDTREEYELKDPTNGYYNVRAHEDRPPSRTVLYADYRTPGPARYDMRPSSRLSHSSGYAQLSTYSRGPASEYGAEPAPGPPPGTASGETASQLSYENYGGHAAFPPSAGYATYRLGYSQPPPPSLDRAPYDAYDPMGKYTSTTRFSYTSQHSDYGQRFQQRMQTHV; this is encoded by the exons tTGTCCAGACCCGCTTCAGCGAGGAGCCAGAGGACCAGACTGTGGTGGCCGGGCAGAGGCTTGTCCTGTCCTGCGTGGTGCTGAACTACTCCGGGATCGTGCAATGGACCAAAGACGGCCTGGcgctgggcatggggcaggggctgaaag CCTGGCCACGCTACCGGATCATCGGCACGGCAGACTCCGGACAATACAACCTGGAGATCACCGACGCCGAGCTCTCGGATGACGCCTTGTACGAGTGCCAGGCCACAGAAGCCGCGCTGCGCTCCCGGCGGGCCAAGCTCACCGTCCTGA TTCCCCCTGAAGACCCGGTGATCGACGGCGCCCCCGAGATCCTGCTGCGGGCTGGCACCCCGTACAACCTGACGTGCCGGGCTCACAGCGCCAAGCCTGCCGCCACCATCGTCTGGTTCCGGGACGGGCTGCAGCAGGACGACACCAGCATCAGCACG GAAGTGTTAGCAGATGGCAAGAGGGAAACCACGGTCAGCCAGCTCCTCATCAACCCCACAGACGCGGACATCGGGCGGGTCTTCGTCTGCCGGAGCACCAACGACGCCGTCCCGGCCGGCAAGGAGACCTCCATCAAGCTGAACGTACACC ATCCCCCCACGGTCACCCTCTCCATCCAGCCCCAGACGGTGCAGGAAGGCGAGCGGGTCGTCTTCACCTGCGTGGCCACAGCCAACCCGGAGATCAGAGGCTACAG GTGGGCCAAGGGTGGTGTGATCATCGAAGAAGCCAAGGACAGCAAGTACGAGGCGCAGGTGGATTATTCCTTCTTCACGGAGCCCGTCTCGTGCGAGGTGCACAATGACGTGGGAAGCACCAACGTCAGCACGCTGGTGGACGTGCACT TTGCCCCTCGGATCGTGGTGGACCCCAAGCCCACGACCACCGACATCGGCTCGGATGTGACGCTGACATGCGTGTGGGCCGGCAACCCCCCGCTGACCCTCACCTGGACGAAAAAAGAATCCAACATG GTGCTGAGCAACAGCAACCAGCTCTACCTGAAGTCGGTGACGCAGGCCGACGCTGGGCAGTACATCTGCAAAGCCATCGTGCCCAGGATCGGCGTGGGCGAGCGGGAGGTCACCCTCTTTGTCAATG gcccCCCTATCATCTCGAGCGAGGCCGTTCAGTACGCTGTGCGTGGCGACCGCGGGAAAGTGGAGTGTTTCATCGGGAGCACGCCACCCCCCGACCGCATT GCCTGGGCCTGGAAGGAGAACATCCTGGAAGCTGGCACACTGGAGCGCTACACGGTGGAGAGAACCAACACGGGCAGCGGGGTCCTCTCCACCCTGACCATCAACAACGTGATGGAGGCCGATTTCCAGACACGCTACAACTGCACGGCCTGGAACAGCTTTGGGCCAGGGACGGCCATCATCCAGCTGGAGGAGAAAG AAGTCCTGCCCGTGGGCATCATCGCCGGAGCCACCATCGGGGCCAgcatcctcctcatcttcttcctcGTCGCCTTGGTCTGCTTCCTCTACAGGCGCCGCAAAGGAa GCCGCAAGGACGTGACCCTCCGCAAGCTGGACATCAAGGTGGAGACGGTGAACCGGGAGCCCCTGACGCTGCATGCGGACCGCGAGGAGGACACGGCCAGCGTCTCCACAGCAACCCGCGTCATGAAGGCCATCTACTCG TCGTTCAAGGACGACGTGGACCTGAAGCAGGATATGCGGTGCGACACCATCGACACGCGGGAGGAGTACGAACTCAAG GACCCAACCAATGGCTACTACAACGTTCGCGCCCACGAGGACCGCCCGCCCTCCCGCACCGTGCTCTACGCCGACTACCGCACCCCGGGCCCCGCCCGCTACGACATGCGCCCCTCCTCCCGCCTCTCCCACTCCAGCGGCTACGCCCAGCTGAGCACCTACAGCCGGGGCCCCGCGTCGGAGTACGGGGCCGAGCCGGCCCCGGGGCCCCCGCCGGGCACCGCCTCGGGCGAGACGGCCAGCCAGCTCTCCTACGAGAACTACGGCGGCCACGCCGCCTTCCCGCCCAGCGCCGGCTACGCCACCTACCGCCTGGGCTACAGCCAGCCCCCTCCGCCCAGCTTGGACCGCGCCCCCTACGACGCCTACGACCCCATGGGCAAGTACACCAGCACCACCCGCTTCTCCTACACCTCCCAGCACTCGGACTACGGGCAGCGGTTCCAGCAGCGGATGCAGACTCACGTCTGA